CCAGCTCGCCCCAGCCGAGGTGGCCCAGCGCGATGCCGAGCAGCGCAGCGAGGCGGACGTCGCCGAAGCCCATGCCGGCCGAGTGGACGAACCACAGCACCCAGAAGAGCGACCGGGCGATGACCAGGCCCAGGCCGGCCCGGACGAGGTCGTCGGTGTCGCCGGTGACGCCCCAGCCGGCGAGCGCGGCGACCACGGCGAACGCCGTCGCCGGGAGCACCAGCCGCGACGGCAGCAGCTTGGTGTGCCAGTCGACGACCGACAGCGCGGCCAGGACCGGGACGAGCAGCACCAGCACCGCCAGCCACCAGTCGCGACCGACCGAGGCACCCAGCAGACCGCCGGCGAGCGTGCACGCGAGCGCGGCGCGCCAGGCCAGGCCGGGACGGGCGCCGATCTCGGCGTACGGCGGCTTGGGCTCGGCGTCCTCGGCGAGGTCGGGCTCGGGCAGGAGCGCGATCAGCCGCGGGACCAGCAGCCCACCGAGGCCGGCCGCGAGCGCGGCGCCCAGGACGATCGTCGGGGTCACGCGCTGCTCCCCCGGGCGGCCAGTGCCGCCTCCCCCGCCCGACGCATCTCCGCGAGGGGCGCCGGCTCCCCGGTGAACAGGGTCAGCTGGAGGGCAGCCTGGTGGACGAGCAGGTCGAGTCCGGAGACCAGGACCCGACCGGCTGCGGCGGCGGCGAGCGGGGTGGGCCACGGGTCGTAGAGCACCTCGAAGACCACCGGCGCGGCCGCGCAGCGGCTGACCAGCTCCGCGTCCTGGGCCGACACGGGCACCGTGGAGACCACGACCTCGCCGACCACCGCATCACCGAGGTCGCCGACCTCCACGTCCGGGGCGGAGGGGTGCCGGCCGATGGCGGCGGCCGTCTCGGCGGCACGCGCGGCCGAGCGGACCAGCAGCCGGACCGAGGTGGCCCCGAGGTCGCACATCGCCAGTGCCGCCGACGCCGCCGTGGCGCCGCCGCCGAGCACCGTCACGGTCGCGACCGGTCCGTCCCAACGCTCGCGCACGGCGGCCGCCGCCCCGGGCAGGTCGGTGTTGTCCGCGGTCCAGCTCCCGTCCCTCCGCAGCAGGGTGTTGGCACCGCCGGCCAGACGTGCCCGGTCGGTGACCACGTCCCCGAGCGCCAGCGCCTCCCGCTTGAGCGGTGCGGTGACCGAGAGCCCGCGCCACGTCTCGTCGAGACCCGCCACGAACCCCGCGAGCCCGCCCGCCACGACCCGGTGGGCGTCGTAGGCCCAGTCCAGGCCGACGGCGGCGTACGCCGCCCGGTGGAGGATCGGCGACAGCGAGTGCCCGATGGGGTCACCGACGACGGCGCAGCGCATGGTCCGGCCGCCTCAGCAGGCGTCGGAGGTCTCGCAGTAGGCCTCGAACTCCGCGTCGTAGGTGAGGAACTCGTCGTAGGTCTCCGCGAACTTCGTCTCGCCCGTCCGGAGGTTGACCGTGACGTAGTAGTACCAGTCGCCCGCGGTCGGGTTGCCCGCCGCTGCGATGGCCGCGTCACCCGGGGCCTCGATCGGTCCCGGGGGCAGCCCCTCGCTGACGTAGGTGTTGTAGGGCGACTCGAAGGCGCGGTCCTCCGGGGAGATCGCGAAGCCGAGGTCGCGGTCGAGGGCGTAGTTGATGGTCGCGTCGATCTGGAGCAGCCCCACCGTGCCGGCGGTGCCGGGGTTCTCGATGCGGTTGTAGATCACCCGGGCGACCTTGCCGCGGTCCTCCTCACGGCTGGCCTCGGCCTCGATCAGGCTGGCGACCGTCATCAGCTCGTGGGGGGTGTAGCCGAGCTCGGCGGCCGCCCCCTCGAGGTCGTTCTCGTCCGCGGCCTGCTGCCAGCGCTCGACCATGGTGCGCAGGATCGAGGTGGGGGTCTCCTTCGGGCCGAAGTCGTAGGTCGACGGGAAGAGGTAGCCCTCCGCGTTGCCCTCGGCGTAGTCGGGGAGGCCGATCTTCGCGGGGTTGTCGAGCACCTTGCGGTACTGGGCGGCGGAGAAGTCGGTCTCCTTGGCGAGGACCTCGATGATGTCGTCCACGCGCAGCCCCTCCGGCACGGTGACGGAGTTGCGGAGGATGTTCTCGGGATCGACCAGGACGTCCACGGCGTCGGCCGCGGCCATCTGCTTCTTCATCTGGTAGAAGCCGACCTGGATCGCGTTGGCGGCCTCGCCCTCGGCGGTGGCGGCGTTGAGGAAGGCCTGGACGGACGCGACCACTCCCGCGTTCTTGAGCCCGCGGCCCATCTCGGCGACGGAGTCACCCTCCTGCACCTCGAAGACGACCTTGCCGCGACCGGGCCCGGCGAAGTCCTCCGGGTCGGCGAACTGGTCGCGGATCAGGTCCACGCCCTTGCTCACCGCGAAGTAGAGACCGCCCACCACGATCGCGAGCGCCACGAGGACGGCGAGGCAGCCCGGGAGGCTGCGTCGCTTCTTGCGTCGGCGCGCACCGCCTTCGTAGTACTCCTCCTCGGGAGTCTCCGCCTGCTGGTCGATCTCGCTCATCCATCCCTCTCGACGGGTTCCCCGGGGGGCACTCCCGTGGCACGTTCGGTGTCCAGTGCGTGCTGAAGGATCATCACGGCGGCGGCCTGGTCGACGACGGCCCGACGCTGCTGTCCCTTCTTCCCCCGGTCGCGCAGCATAGCCTCAGCGGAAACCGTCGTCAGACGCTCGTCGACCAGACGCACCGTCACCGGGTCGACCCGCTGGGCCAGCCGACCCGCGAAGTCCCTCACCTTGGCCGCCGCAGGGCCCTCCCCGCCCGAGAGCGAGCGGGGCAGCCCGACGACCACCTCGACCGCCTCCTCCTCGTGGACCAGGCGCGCGATCCGGGCCAGGTCGCCCTTGCCCCGCCGCACGGTCTCGACCGGCGTGGCCAGGAAGCCCGTCGGGTCGCTCCGCGCGACGCCGATGCGGGCGTCACCGGGATCGATCCCGAGCCGTACGCCGTGGCGCATCAAGCCGTCCTAGGCGCCGACAGTGCGGCCGACCTCGGTCGGGACGAGGGCGAGCGCCTCGTCGATCCGGGAGGTGTCGCTGCCGCCGCCCTGGGCGACGTCGTCCTTCCCGCCGCCACGACCACCGACGAGCGGACCGATCGCGCCCACGAGCGCGTTGGCGCTGAGCCCACGCCCCCGGGCGGCGTCGTTGACCGCCGCGACGACCGCGACCTTGCCGGCGCCCCCCTCGTCCTGCAGAGTGCCGATCACGACCACCACGCCGGGCTGGTCGGCAGGCAGCCGACCGCGCACGTCCAGCGCCAGCTGGCGGACGTCGCCGCCCCCGGCGCCGGAGGCGCGGTGCGCGACGACCTTGACGCCGGCCACGTCGGCCGCGGCCTCGGCCAGCTGGGCGCCGGCGCCGAGCAGCTGCTGGACGCGTACCTTCTCGATCTCCTTCTCGGCGACCCGGAGCTTCTCGACGATGTCGTGGACGCGCTCGGGCAGCTGCTCGGGACGGACCTTGAGCGCCTCGGAGAGCTGGGCGACCAGGACGTGCTCGCGGGCGAGGAACTGGTAGGCGTCGCCGCCGACCAGGGCCTCGACCCGGCGTACGCCCGAGCCGATCGACGACTCGCCGAGCAGCTTGATGACGCCCAGCTGGCCCGAGCGGCCTGCGTGGGTGCCGCCGCAGAGCTCGCGGGCCCAGTCGCCGACCGAGATCACCCGCACCTGGTCGCCGTACTTCTCACCGAAGAGGGCCATCGCCCCCGACTTGACCGCCTCCTCCTGCGTCATCAGCTCGGCGTGGACCGACAGGTCGTCGAGCACGAGCGCGTTGACGCGCGCCTCGACGTCGGCCATCACCGAGGCCGGGACGGACCCGGTGGCGGAGAAGTCGAACCGGAACCGGCCCGGGCTGTTCTCCGAACCCGCCTGGGTCGCGGTCTCGCCGAGCGCCTCCCGGAAGGCCTTGTGGACCATGTGGGTCGCGGTGTGGGAGCGCGAGATCGAGCGCCGCCGCTCGACGTCGACGAGCGA
This genomic interval from Nocardioides euryhalodurans contains the following:
- the ruvX gene encoding Holliday junction resolvase RuvX; translated protein: MRHGVRLGIDPGDARIGVARSDPTGFLATPVETVRRGKGDLARIARLVHEEEAVEVVVGLPRSLSGGEGPAAAKVRDFAGRLAQRVDPVTVRLVDERLTTVSAEAMLRDRGKKGQQRRAVVDQAAAVMILQHALDTERATGVPPGEPVERDG
- the mltG gene encoding endolytic transglycosylase MltG — its product is MSEIDQQAETPEEEYYEGGARRRKKRRSLPGCLAVLVALAIVVGGLYFAVSKGVDLIRDQFADPEDFAGPGRGKVVFEVQEGDSVAEMGRGLKNAGVVASVQAFLNAATAEGEAANAIQVGFYQMKKQMAAADAVDVLVDPENILRNSVTVPEGLRVDDIIEVLAKETDFSAAQYRKVLDNPAKIGLPDYAEGNAEGYLFPSTYDFGPKETPTSILRTMVERWQQAADENDLEGAAAELGYTPHELMTVASLIEAEASREEDRGKVARVIYNRIENPGTAGTVGLLQIDATINYALDRDLGFAISPEDRAFESPYNTYVSEGLPPGPIEAPGDAAIAAAGNPTAGDWYYYVTVNLRTGETKFAETYDEFLTYDAEFEAYCETSDAC
- a CDS encoding prepilin peptidase; translated protein: MTPTIVLGAALAAGLGGLLVPRLIALLPEPDLAEDAEPKPPYAEIGARPGLAWRAALACTLAGGLLGASVGRDWWLAVLVLLVPVLAALSVVDWHTKLLPSRLVLPATAFAVVAALAGWGVTGDTDDLVRAGLGLVIARSLFWVLWFVHSAGMGFGDVRLAALLGIALGHLGWGELAVGVYSGFLVFGIPGLVLAVVRRDRRLLRAAYPFGPFMVLGALVGVLTGPWVASYLGWG
- a CDS encoding shikimate dehydrogenase, which translates into the protein MRCAVVGDPIGHSLSPILHRAAYAAVGLDWAYDAHRVVAGGLAGFVAGLDETWRGLSVTAPLKREALALGDVVTDRARLAGGANTLLRRDGSWTADNTDLPGAAAAVRERWDGPVATVTVLGGGATAASAALAMCDLGATSVRLLVRSAARAAETAAAIGRHPSAPDVEVGDLGDAVVGEVVVSTVPVSAQDAELVSRCAAAPVVFEVLYDPWPTPLAAAAAGRVLVSGLDLLVHQAALQLTLFTGEPAPLAEMRRAGEAALAARGSSA